In Alkalihalobacillus sp. FSL W8-0930, a single window of DNA contains:
- a CDS encoding NUDIX domain-containing protein — protein MVSIDVQWGDAKVNLTWNPSETLPQTDLVTSVHGFCFQGDDMLLVHLQDRGWDFPGGHVDEGETPEQCFHREVFEEAAVRGEAKCLGSIIVDHTENDLWNDTSPYPKIGYQVFYKMTIKELQPFHPNEESTERRFVSPHKVSSYYKNWHPVYQAILDRALDIKTD, from the coding sequence GTGGTAAGTATCGATGTGCAGTGGGGAGACGCAAAGGTGAACCTAACGTGGAACCCAAGTGAGACTCTTCCACAAACAGATCTTGTCACAAGTGTGCATGGTTTTTGCTTTCAAGGTGATGACATGCTGTTAGTACATTTGCAAGATAGAGGCTGGGACTTTCCTGGAGGACATGTAGATGAAGGAGAAACCCCTGAGCAATGTTTTCACAGAGAGGTGTTTGAGGAGGCAGCTGTCAGAGGAGAGGCTAAATGTCTTGGATCTATCATCGTTGATCACACGGAGAATGACTTGTGGAATGACACAAGTCCTTACCCTAAGATTGGCTATCAAGTCTTTTATAAGATGACGATTAAAGAGCTGCAACCCTTTCATCCAAATGAAGAGTCGACTGAACGTCGGTTTGTAAGCCCGCATAAGGTCTCTTCCTACTACAAAAACTGGCATCCGGTCTATCAAGCGATTTTGGATCGAGCATTAGATATAAAAACGGACTGA
- a CDS encoding lactonase family protein: MSTFRGYIGTYTKADSKGIYTFTLDTEAKRLQELEVAAELDNPTYVNLDAEQTHLYAVVKAGSEGGVASYKIDKDSGKLTHLTTELTEDGSPCHVSVNESLAVTANYHSGRITAFPLQADGSVAPASSYAQHEGTGPHERQEKPHAHFAGFTPDNQYVIAVDLGTDKIVTYSYEDGKLTEAGSYTCNPGSGPRHLAFHPKEKYVYVFTELSNEIITLSYEDGINAFKEVQVVPTLPDDFLENSQGSAIHISSDGRFVYAANRGHDRIVVYEVNPYSGELSLIQRVPSAGNWPRDFVLDPTEAFVVVSNEETGNVVLFERDPEKGTITQLDSTLEVSKPVCLKFLN, from the coding sequence ATGAGTACATTTAGAGGGTACATTGGTACCTACACAAAAGCAGATAGTAAAGGAATTTATACTTTCACACTGGATACGGAAGCGAAGCGCCTCCAAGAGCTTGAGGTGGCTGCAGAGCTAGATAATCCAACATATGTAAATCTTGACGCTGAGCAAACACACCTTTATGCCGTTGTGAAAGCAGGCTCTGAAGGTGGAGTGGCCTCTTATAAGATTGACAAAGATTCAGGTAAGCTCACTCATCTAACAACGGAACTAACAGAAGATGGCTCTCCTTGCCACGTAAGTGTTAACGAGTCTCTAGCGGTGACTGCAAACTACCATAGTGGAAGAATTACAGCATTCCCACTACAAGCAGATGGCAGTGTCGCTCCTGCTTCATCCTATGCACAACACGAAGGGACAGGCCCACACGAACGTCAAGAAAAACCACACGCTCACTTTGCTGGTTTCACTCCTGACAATCAATACGTGATTGCCGTCGATCTTGGAACGGACAAGATCGTGACGTACTCTTATGAAGATGGCAAGCTAACGGAAGCTGGAAGCTACACATGTAACCCAGGTTCTGGTCCAAGACATTTAGCCTTCCATCCAAAAGAAAAGTATGTGTATGTCTTTACTGAACTAAGTAACGAAATCATTACTCTTTCCTATGAAGACGGAATTAACGCATTTAAAGAAGTACAAGTTGTTCCTACATTACCGGATGATTTCCTAGAAAACAGCCAAGGAAGTGCGATCCACATTTCATCTGATGGCCGTTTCGTGTATGCAGCAAACAGAGGTCATGACAGAATCGTCGTGTACGAAGTAAATCCATACTCTGGAGAGCTTTCACTCATCCAACGTGTCCCATCTGCTGGGAACTGGCCAAGAGACTTTGTCCTTGATCCAACGGAAGCCTTTGTCGTTGTTTCAAATGAAGAAACAGGAAATGTTGTACTATTTGAACGCGATCCGGAAAAAGGTACGATTACACAGCTTGATTCAACACTTGAAGTGTCCAAGCCTGTATGTCTTAAATTCTTAAACTAA
- a CDS encoding M55 family metallopeptidase, translating into MKLYLSVDMEGITGFADDQFVDSSNRHYRRGQSLMTAEANHVIEEAFKQGGKEVIVNDSHSKMNNLLIEELHTEAKLITGDVKPFSMVQGLNDTFSGAFFLGYHARASQRGVMSHTMIFGVRTMYINDHEIGEMGFNAYVAGYYGVPVLMVSGDDETAKEAEALIPNVTTAVVKEQQSRSSALCLSPQKAGELLREKTKLALHNQHNVKPLIPPDHPVLRIEFANYGQAEWAALMPGATIEEGTTTVRFEAKDILEAYRAMLVMTELAMRTAFC; encoded by the coding sequence ATGAAGCTCTATTTATCAGTGGATATGGAAGGAATTACGGGTTTCGCAGATGATCAATTTGTTGATTCATCAAACAGACATTATAGGCGTGGACAGTCGTTGATGACGGCTGAAGCAAATCATGTGATTGAAGAAGCCTTCAAGCAGGGAGGCAAAGAGGTGATCGTGAATGATAGTCATTCAAAGATGAACAACCTTTTAATTGAAGAGTTACATACGGAAGCAAAGCTAATTACAGGAGATGTGAAGCCATTTTCGATGGTTCAAGGGTTAAACGATACGTTTAGCGGAGCTTTTTTTCTTGGATACCATGCGCGTGCCTCTCAAAGAGGAGTAATGAGCCATACGATGATCTTTGGTGTTCGTACGATGTACATTAACGATCACGAAATAGGCGAAATGGGCTTTAATGCGTATGTCGCAGGGTATTACGGTGTACCTGTATTAATGGTTAGTGGAGATGACGAGACAGCAAAAGAGGCTGAAGCGCTCATTCCGAATGTGACCACAGCCGTTGTAAAAGAACAACAATCAAGATCCTCTGCCCTGTGTTTATCTCCTCAAAAAGCAGGAGAACTGCTCAGGGAAAAAACAAAGCTTGCCTTACATAATCAGCACAACGTCAAACCACTCATCCCACCAGATCACCCGGTCCTACGAATTGAATTTGCAAACTATGGTCAAGCAGAATGGGCAGCATTAATGCCAGGTGCAACCATTGAGGAAGGCACAACAACGGTTCGTTTTGAAGCGAAGGATATCTTAGAAGCCTATAGGGCGATGCTTGTTATGACAGAGCTTGCCATGAGAACAGCATTCTGCTGA
- a CDS encoding peptide ABC transporter substrate-binding protein has protein sequence MKKWLVMMLVALGLMVVLAACTTTGGTGTDGGDSGDDETETTDNEGGGEKILRLNNENEPTSLDSTKAFDNVSYNILNNLMEGLTRLGDTHEPEEATAESWDVSDDGLTYTFTIREEANWSNGEPVTAGDFEFAWKRLANPETAADAAFLTDLIEGASEYNSGEGSADDMAVTALDDKTLEVTLNSPQAYFLSIISNPAFFPVHQETVEADDNWAAEADTFVGNGPFALSSWSHNSNLVMDKSAEYWDAGNVKLDGVVWEMVSDRNTEYQLFETGELHTSSIPTELAEQLIADGEVEFEDQSGTYFYRFNTEMEPFQNQNIRKAFSMAVDQQEIVDYVTKREENAAHGFVAYGFPEPSGQDFRDVGGDLLSFDPEEAKALLEQGMEEEGYAELPEITLSYNTSDEHKLIAEVLQDMYKEHLDVEVTLANTEWNVFLEAQQNLEMQFSRSSFIADFADPINYLESFITGSSMNRTGWSKEEYDQLIADAKSEANEEARFDLMHQAEEILLEEAPIFPIYFYNQPLLQADEVTGIVRHPVGYIELKWADLQ, from the coding sequence ATGAAAAAATGGTTAGTGATGATGCTTGTTGCGCTTGGGTTAATGGTCGTCTTAGCTGCTTGTACCACTACGGGAGGGACAGGTACAGATGGAGGAGACAGTGGAGATGATGAAACTGAAACAACGGACAATGAAGGTGGAGGAGAGAAGATCTTACGTTTGAACAACGAAAATGAGCCGACTTCACTGGATTCAACCAAGGCCTTTGATAATGTTTCGTATAACATCTTAAATAACTTAATGGAAGGATTAACGAGACTCGGAGATACACATGAACCAGAAGAGGCAACAGCTGAGAGTTGGGACGTATCCGATGATGGCCTGACTTACACGTTCACGATTCGTGAGGAGGCCAATTGGTCGAACGGTGAACCAGTAACGGCTGGAGACTTTGAATTTGCTTGGAAACGTCTTGCTAATCCTGAAACAGCGGCTGATGCTGCGTTTCTAACAGACTTAATTGAAGGAGCGAGCGAGTACAACAGTGGAGAGGGTTCAGCTGATGATATGGCTGTTACTGCTCTGGATGATAAAACGCTTGAAGTGACATTAAACAGTCCGCAGGCTTATTTTCTAAGTATCATTTCCAATCCAGCCTTTTTCCCGGTTCATCAAGAAACGGTAGAGGCTGATGATAACTGGGCGGCTGAAGCAGACACGTTTGTAGGGAATGGACCCTTTGCTCTATCAAGCTGGAGCCATAATTCAAATCTAGTGATGGACAAAAGTGCTGAATACTGGGACGCGGGTAATGTGAAGCTTGACGGTGTGGTTTGGGAAATGGTCAGTGACCGTAACACCGAGTATCAACTGTTTGAAACAGGCGAGCTTCACACATCTTCTATCCCAACGGAACTGGCTGAGCAGCTTATAGCCGATGGTGAGGTAGAGTTTGAAGATCAATCGGGTACGTATTTTTACCGCTTTAACACGGAAATGGAGCCTTTCCAAAATCAGAACATCCGCAAAGCCTTTTCAATGGCTGTAGATCAGCAAGAGATTGTTGACTACGTAACCAAACGTGAAGAAAACGCAGCGCATGGATTTGTCGCATATGGATTTCCAGAACCATCAGGACAGGACTTCCGTGATGTGGGTGGTGATCTGCTTAGCTTTGATCCTGAAGAAGCAAAAGCGTTACTAGAGCAAGGAATGGAAGAAGAGGGATACGCTGAGCTACCTGAGATTACGTTATCGTATAACACAAGCGATGAGCATAAGCTGATTGCAGAGGTGCTTCAGGATATGTACAAGGAGCATCTTGATGTAGAGGTAACTCTAGCAAATACAGAGTGGAATGTGTTTTTAGAAGCGCAACAAAACTTAGAAATGCAGTTCTCACGTTCGTCGTTTATTGCAGACTTTGCAGACCCGATCAATTACTTGGAAAGCTTTATCACAGGAAGCTCCATGAACCGAACGGGCTGGAGTAAGGAAGAGTACGATCAGCTTATTGCTGATGCGAAATCTGAGGCAAATGAAGAAGCTCGATTTGACCTGATGCATCAGGCAGAAGAGATTCTACTTGAAGAAGCTCCTATCTTCCCGATCTATTTCTACAATCAGCCTTTGCTACAGGCAGATGAAGTGACTGGGATTGTTCGTCACCCAGTTGGATACATTGAGCTGAAATGGGCAGATTTGCAATAG
- a CDS encoding ABC transporter ATP-binding protein, which produces MSDPLLDVRNLHVSFHTYGGRVHAVRGVNLTLKKGETLAIVGESGCGKSVTAQSIMRLLAEPPGKITEGTIHFKGENLLSYSDKKMRSIRGHDMAMIFQDPMTSLNPTLTIGDQLTEGLISHQKLSKAEAQKRALAMLDLVGISNAKERLKQFPHQFSGGMRQRIMIAMALMCDPEVLIADEPTTALDVTIQAQILDLFKEIQRKLGVAIIMITHDLGVVAQLADRIHVMYAGKIVEEGNRRELFYKAQHPYTRGLLHSVPRMDADRSIPLVPIPGTPPDLFSPPPGCAFADRCDYAMDVCTQVEPQRMNVEKGHHVACWLQDERAQQALGKEFPLHKKSV; this is translated from the coding sequence GTGAGCGATCCATTGTTAGACGTTCGTAATTTGCATGTTTCATTTCATACGTATGGTGGACGCGTTCATGCGGTTCGCGGTGTGAATCTGACGCTTAAAAAAGGAGAAACACTGGCGATTGTAGGAGAAAGCGGGTGCGGGAAAAGTGTGACGGCACAAAGTATCATGCGTCTTCTTGCCGAGCCTCCGGGAAAGATCACTGAGGGCACGATTCATTTTAAAGGGGAGAACCTGCTCTCTTATTCGGATAAGAAAATGAGATCAATCCGTGGTCACGACATGGCGATGATCTTCCAAGATCCAATGACATCGTTGAATCCGACACTTACAATCGGCGATCAGCTTACTGAAGGACTAATTAGTCATCAGAAACTCTCAAAAGCAGAAGCCCAAAAGAGAGCTTTAGCAATGCTTGATCTAGTAGGAATCTCTAATGCGAAGGAACGGTTAAAGCAATTCCCGCACCAATTTAGTGGCGGAATGAGACAGCGAATCATGATTGCTATGGCTCTTATGTGTGATCCAGAGGTCTTAATTGCCGATGAACCAACCACAGCCTTAGACGTAACAATCCAAGCTCAAATTCTAGATCTCTTTAAAGAGATTCAACGAAAGCTGGGTGTAGCGATCATTATGATTACGCATGACCTAGGTGTCGTGGCGCAATTAGCTGACCGAATTCATGTGATGTACGCAGGCAAGATTGTAGAAGAAGGGAATCGCAGAGAATTGTTTTACAAGGCTCAGCATCCGTATACGCGTGGACTACTCCATTCTGTGCCAAGAATGGATGCGGATCGAAGTATACCTCTTGTTCCCATTCCAGGTACGCCGCCAGATTTATTTTCGCCACCACCGGGATGTGCGTTTGCTGATCGATGTGACTATGCCATGGATGTGTGTACGCAAGTGGAACCACAGCGAATGAACGTTGAAAAGGGACACCATGTGGCTTGTTGGTTGCAGGATGAACGCGCACAACAGGCATTAGGTAAAGAATTCCCGCTCCACAAGAAATCCGTCTAA
- the solA gene encoding N-methyl-L-tryptophan oxidase, translated as MNQSYDVIIIGGGSMGIAAAYYVAKSGCKVAVLDRDTIPNETGSHHGQTRMMRFGYSEGESYVPLVKHAYELWRGLEQQSNRSLYVQTGALLMGEEGSDFLNEVLHSSTTHSLPHEVLTARDIHDRWPEITLPETFKGVLDTLAGFLLSEECVQAYKELALELGVDIFEDESVIHVNPVAEGVDVVSEQRTLHAGKVIVTAGAWTHKLLPEVKMPIQPIRKTIAWFKPKTEDAFDSSSFPCVVFNTSFGLYYAFPDYKGAGFKIGRHDGGQLVEPEELNRRFGAYEEDEPELRQLLDVHVPKAAGALKRGAVCIYDQSPDEDFIIDWHPTDERIILAGGFSGHGFKFASVIGKLLSEMALDQPLIHPIDSFKLSRFS; from the coding sequence ATGAATCAATCATATGATGTCATCATTATTGGTGGAGGTTCAATGGGGATTGCTGCGGCCTATTATGTAGCTAAATCTGGTTGTAAAGTAGCCGTCCTGGACCGTGATACGATTCCAAATGAAACAGGGAGTCACCACGGACAAACAAGAATGATGCGCTTTGGATACAGTGAAGGCGAAAGCTACGTGCCACTTGTTAAACATGCGTACGAGCTTTGGAGGGGGCTTGAGCAACAATCCAATCGTTCTCTTTATGTACAAACAGGAGCACTGCTCATGGGAGAAGAAGGATCAGATTTTTTAAATGAAGTATTACATAGTTCAACCACTCACTCGCTTCCTCATGAAGTGTTAACAGCAAGGGACATTCATGACAGATGGCCGGAGATTACCCTGCCAGAAACGTTTAAAGGAGTGCTGGATACATTAGCTGGTTTCTTGTTAAGCGAGGAATGTGTACAAGCTTACAAGGAGCTTGCACTGGAACTCGGGGTAGATATCTTTGAAGATGAATCCGTCATACATGTGAATCCAGTAGCAGAGGGTGTAGACGTGGTTTCAGAGCAGCGTACACTTCATGCGGGTAAAGTCATTGTGACTGCAGGTGCTTGGACTCACAAGCTTTTGCCAGAAGTGAAAATGCCCATCCAGCCGATCCGAAAAACAATTGCCTGGTTCAAGCCTAAAACAGAGGATGCATTCGATTCGTCTTCTTTTCCATGTGTTGTCTTTAACACGTCATTCGGATTATATTATGCCTTCCCAGACTACAAGGGAGCAGGCTTTAAGATTGGCAGACATGACGGGGGCCAGCTTGTTGAACCCGAGGAACTAAATCGTAGATTCGGTGCGTACGAAGAAGATGAACCGGAGCTAAGACAACTACTTGATGTACATGTTCCAAAAGCAGCGGGTGCGCTTAAGCGTGGTGCCGTTTGTATTTATGACCAATCGCCGGATGAAGACTTTATCATCGATTGGCACCCAACTGATGAGCGCATCATTCTTGCAGGAGGATTCTCCGGACATGGATTCAAATTTGCAAGTGTGATTGGAAAGCTCTTAAGTGAAATGGCATTAGATCAACCATTAATCCATCCAATCGACTCCTTTAAGCTGAGCCGTTTTTCGTAA
- a CDS encoding MFS transporter — translation MTHQQGLSKKHTILLIIGIAVIAFNLRPAITSVGPVIGEIRADFGLSNGAAGLITTLPLLSFAALSPLTPKLGQKLGFEGAIVAGLSLLLLGILLRATGLLSFLFIGTALVGVGIAICNVLLPGLAKLHFPLKVGLITSIYSTLMSIFAALASGITVPMADGLGLGWNTTLLLWGALVLLGLAVWVPQLRGKNSEPKPVDVQPVSSSMWKSSIAWQVTLFMGLQSFLFYSSVAWLPEIMRSHGMSIVTAGWMLSIMQFAGVPGNFLAPIIAGKLKDQRGLVIVISILYFIGLIGLIYGGSTPFLVVSILFMGLASGSSISLALTFIGLRSANAKQASKLSGMAQSLGYLLAASGPIIIGLVFDWFHNWTAPLLMFMVVLIAMTGVGLGAGRNLNVVREVG, via the coding sequence ATGACTCACCAACAAGGTTTATCAAAAAAACATACGATCCTACTTATCATAGGCATTGCAGTGATTGCCTTTAATTTACGTCCTGCCATTACATCGGTTGGACCAGTGATTGGTGAAATCCGCGCAGACTTTGGATTATCCAATGGTGCAGCGGGATTAATTACAACCCTGCCCCTGCTTTCATTTGCTGCCCTTTCACCGCTCACACCAAAGCTTGGTCAAAAGCTTGGCTTTGAAGGCGCCATCGTTGCCGGACTAAGCCTGTTACTGCTTGGAATCCTTTTGCGCGCAACGGGACTTTTATCTTTTCTATTTATCGGAACAGCCTTAGTCGGTGTCGGGATTGCCATTTGTAATGTCCTTTTACCCGGACTTGCAAAGCTTCACTTCCCTTTAAAAGTTGGTTTAATCACCAGTATTTATTCGACACTTATGTCGATCTTTGCTGCACTTGCATCAGGAATCACCGTTCCTATGGCCGATGGCTTAGGCCTCGGCTGGAATACCACATTACTGTTGTGGGGAGCACTCGTTTTACTTGGACTCGCCGTGTGGGTTCCACAGCTTCGTGGCAAAAACAGCGAACCAAAACCAGTTGATGTTCAACCTGTCTCAAGCTCCATGTGGAAATCCTCAATCGCATGGCAGGTCACACTTTTTATGGGATTACAGTCCTTTCTCTTTTACTCCTCTGTGGCATGGTTACCTGAAATCATGCGAAGCCACGGCATGAGTATTGTAACTGCAGGCTGGATGCTATCCATCATGCAATTTGCCGGAGTTCCAGGAAACTTTCTCGCGCCTATCATCGCTGGAAAACTAAAGGATCAACGCGGATTAGTGATTGTGATTAGTATTCTTTATTTTATCGGACTTATAGGGCTCATCTACGGAGGCTCAACGCCGTTCCTAGTCGTGTCCATCTTATTCATGGGACTTGCCTCTGGATCAAGTATCAGTCTCGCCCTTACATTTATCGGATTGCGTAGTGCCAATGCCAAACAAGCATCCAAGCTATCCGGCATGGCTCAATCACTTGGGTACCTGCTTGCCGCATCAGGCCCTATCATAATTGGACTCGTCTTTGACTGGTTCCATAACTGGACCGCACCCTTGCTCATGTTTATGGTTGTCCTCATCGCAATGACAGGCGTTGGCCTTGGTGCCGGACGAAATCTGAATGTCGTGCGTGAGGTTGGGTAG
- a CDS encoding ABC transporter permease, producing MPQTNSPVSDELFKRRKPDHKKAERVVRPSLSYWQAAWLSLRKNKLAMAGLIMMILLVVMAIIGPIISPHSVTEQLRTNANQPPSMDHWFGTDSLGRDMFARTWYGARISLFVGFMAALIDCVIGIIYGGISGYKGGRTDNAMMRVVEVLYGLPYLLVVILLMVVMGPGLFTIIVALTVTGWVGMARIVRGQVLQLKTNEYVLASRTLGGKASHIIRRALLPNAVGAIIVQMTLTVPSAIFAEAFLSFLGLGVQAPYASWGVMAEDALGTLTSGAWWRLFFPAFFISITMFAFNVLGDGLQDALDPKLRR from the coding sequence ATGCCTCAAACGAACTCACCTGTTTCAGATGAACTCTTTAAAAGAAGAAAACCGGATCATAAAAAGGCAGAGAGAGTCGTCCGGCCCTCCTTAAGCTATTGGCAGGCTGCCTGGTTAAGTCTACGAAAAAATAAGCTGGCGATGGCGGGGCTCATCATGATGATTCTACTTGTGGTGATGGCTATTATCGGACCGATCATTAGTCCGCATAGTGTAACGGAGCAGTTGCGAACCAATGCTAACCAGCCTCCCTCCATGGATCACTGGTTTGGTACAGATAGTTTAGGAAGAGATATGTTTGCACGAACATGGTACGGCGCGCGTATTAGTTTGTTTGTTGGGTTTATGGCTGCATTAATAGATTGTGTGATTGGGATTATCTATGGTGGGATATCCGGATATAAGGGAGGACGCACGGATAACGCGATGATGCGTGTCGTTGAAGTGTTATACGGTCTCCCGTATCTATTAGTTGTCATTCTTCTCATGGTTGTGATGGGACCAGGTTTATTTACCATCATTGTTGCGTTAACCGTTACAGGATGGGTAGGAATGGCTCGAATTGTTCGAGGGCAGGTCCTGCAACTGAAAACAAATGAATATGTTTTAGCTTCAAGGACCCTCGGCGGAAAAGCGAGCCATATCATTCGAAGAGCACTTCTTCCCAATGCAGTGGGCGCCATCATTGTTCAAATGACATTAACCGTGCCGTCAGCTATATTCGCAGAGGCTTTTCTCAGTTTTCTAGGACTAGGCGTGCAAGCTCCTTATGCGAGCTGGGGAGTGATGGCTGAAGATGCGCTCGGAACATTAACATCAGGAGCATGGTGGAGGTTGTTTTTCCCGGCATTCTTCATATCAATTACGATGTTTGCATTTAATGTGTTAGGAGACGGTTTGCAGGATGCGCTCGATCCTAAGCTAAGGAGGTAA
- a CDS encoding ABC transporter permease, translated as MLKYIGKRVLGMIVTMWVIITLTFILMHAVPGSPLNTEQTTNAAVQANMEEHFGLNDPLYVRYVDYLVSLAQFDFGPSIKQSPTTVNELISRGFPVSLELGIVALVVAIISGITLGILAALRRNGVIDYGMMTFAVIGISVPNFILATLLIYQVAGQWRLLPVGTWASWKHMILPALALGTTPMAIIARLTRSSMVEVLTQDYIRTAKAKGISPFKIVVKHALRNALLPVVTILGTLVASILTGSFVIEKIFAIPGMGRYFVESINSRDYPVIMGTTIFYSGILMIMLLIVDIMYGILDPRIKLHKKEE; from the coding sequence ATGCTCAAATACATTGGAAAACGAGTGCTCGGGATGATTGTTACCATGTGGGTCATCATCACCTTAACATTTATTCTGATGCACGCCGTTCCCGGTTCCCCGCTTAACACAGAACAAACAACGAATGCAGCGGTACAAGCAAATATGGAAGAGCACTTTGGGCTGAATGATCCGTTATATGTGCGCTATGTTGATTATCTTGTCTCACTCGCACAGTTTGATTTCGGACCATCGATTAAACAATCTCCAACCACTGTAAATGAGTTAATCTCACGTGGCTTTCCCGTTTCACTTGAACTGGGAATTGTTGCATTAGTTGTTGCCATCATTTCAGGGATTACACTTGGGATCCTTGCTGCCCTTAGACGAAACGGTGTAATTGACTACGGTATGATGACTTTTGCAGTGATCGGGATTTCTGTTCCCAATTTTATTCTAGCTACTCTATTAATCTATCAGGTAGCCGGTCAATGGCGGCTGTTACCAGTCGGCACGTGGGCGAGCTGGAAGCATATGATTCTGCCTGCCTTAGCACTTGGCACAACACCAATGGCCATTATTGCGAGACTCACTCGTTCAAGTATGGTTGAGGTATTAACACAGGATTATATTCGAACAGCGAAGGCAAAGGGGATCTCTCCCTTCAAGATTGTCGTCAAACACGCGCTGAGAAATGCTTTGCTTCCTGTGGTTACAATCCTTGGAACATTAGTAGCATCCATCTTAACGGGTAGCTTCGTCATTGAGAAAATTTTTGCGATTCCTGGAATGGGCCGCTACTTTGTAGAAAGTATTAACAGCCGAGATTATCCCGTCATTATGGGTACAACCATTTTTTACAGTGGAATCTTGATGATTATGCTGTTGATTGTTGATATCATGTACGGCATCCTTGATCCGCGGATTAAGCTCCATAAGAAGGAGGAGTGA
- the rarD gene encoding EamA family transporter RarD, which translates to MNKQNESAIAVLLGAGAYVLWGIMPLYWKMAEDVSSAEILAYRIIWAFLFMIIALALMGKLMEVIQEIKKIWNHKRSLLAISAASVLITVNWFIFIFAVNSDRIIDASLGYYINPLMNVVLATVILKEKLANLEKVAVALAFVGVIVLTLYYGHVPWASILLAISFCSYGFIKRSVSIRPWTGLTVETLLMTPFALLFLFLLPEASYFSESVPTMLVLAGAGVITAVPLLLFAAAAQKLSFTVIGFLQYIAPTFMLIIGVFLYKEPFSSIQLLAFICIWIALGLFTYSKLQTRRRLKKVTRATQQPA; encoded by the coding sequence ATGAATAAACAAAATGAGTCCGCTATAGCTGTTTTGCTCGGGGCTGGTGCGTATGTTCTTTGGGGAATTATGCCCTTGTATTGGAAAATGGCTGAGGACGTTTCTTCAGCAGAAATCCTTGCCTACCGTATTATTTGGGCGTTTCTTTTTATGATTATTGCGCTCGCTTTGATGGGTAAGCTAATGGAAGTGATTCAAGAGATAAAGAAGATCTGGAATCATAAGAGAAGTCTTCTCGCTATTTCAGCTGCCTCCGTTTTAATTACAGTGAATTGGTTTATTTTTATTTTCGCGGTGAATAGTGACCGCATTATTGATGCAAGCCTCGGTTATTATATTAATCCCTTGATGAATGTTGTGCTTGCAACTGTCATTTTAAAAGAGAAGCTAGCCAACCTTGAAAAAGTGGCTGTAGCACTCGCTTTTGTTGGAGTCATTGTGTTAACTCTATATTATGGTCACGTACCGTGGGCATCGATTTTACTTGCGATCTCATTTTGCTCGTATGGCTTCATTAAACGCTCCGTCTCAATCCGTCCCTGGACTGGTTTGACGGTTGAGACTTTATTGATGACACCCTTTGCCCTTCTGTTCTTGTTTTTATTACCGGAAGCCTCCTATTTTTCTGAATCGGTTCCGACGATGTTAGTTTTAGCCGGTGCAGGAGTAATCACGGCTGTTCCACTGCTATTATTTGCAGCCGCTGCTCAGAAGCTTAGCTTCACAGTGATCGGATTCTTGCAGTATATCGCTCCGACGTTTATGCTTATCATTGGAGTCTTTCTTTACAAGGAACCATTCTCAAGCATCCAGCTTCTTGCATTTATCTGTATCTGGATTGCTTTGGGCTTGTTCACGTATTCAAAGCTACAAACGAGAAGACGCTTGAAGAAAGTCACACGTGCAACACAACAACCAGCTTAG